A genomic segment from Polyangium mundeleinium encodes:
- a CDS encoding 1,4-dihydroxy-2-naphthoate polyprenyltransferase translates to MSPDKTATLGPLPSVASAPPVRPGSARAWVLACRPATLTAAVVPVAVGSAVAHASGSFRVLPALAALLGSILIQIATNFANDVFDHEKGADTEERLGPTRATATGLLTPREVRMGLAVTIALALLPGLYLASVGGWPIVAIGITSILAGIAYTGGPYPLGYHGLGDVFVFLFFGLVAVCGTAFVQVGGVPPLAILGAVPVGALATAILVVNNVRDRETDVKAGKRTLAVRFGRRAGILEYAALLAASYAAPVVCVASLGRSPWALLPLVSLPLALGLLRALATQEGRPLNAVLARTAMLLLLFGILFSVGLVVGGA, encoded by the coding sequence ATGAGCCCCGACAAGACTGCGACCCTCGGGCCCTTGCCTTCCGTCGCCTCCGCGCCCCCGGTTCGCCCCGGCTCGGCCCGCGCCTGGGTGCTCGCTTGCCGGCCCGCCACCTTGACCGCCGCTGTCGTCCCCGTCGCCGTTGGCAGCGCCGTCGCCCACGCGAGCGGCTCGTTCCGTGTCCTGCCCGCCCTCGCGGCCCTGCTTGGCTCGATCCTCATCCAGATCGCCACGAACTTCGCGAACGACGTCTTCGACCACGAGAAGGGCGCCGACACCGAGGAGCGCCTCGGCCCGACCCGCGCGACCGCCACCGGCCTGCTCACGCCGCGCGAGGTCCGCATGGGCCTCGCCGTCACGATCGCGCTGGCCCTGCTCCCCGGCCTCTACCTCGCGTCCGTGGGCGGATGGCCCATCGTCGCCATCGGCATCACCTCGATCCTCGCCGGCATCGCCTACACCGGCGGACCGTACCCGCTCGGCTACCACGGGCTCGGCGACGTCTTCGTCTTCCTGTTCTTCGGCCTCGTGGCCGTCTGCGGCACGGCCTTCGTCCAGGTCGGCGGCGTCCCACCGCTCGCCATTCTCGGCGCCGTGCCCGTGGGCGCCCTTGCCACCGCGATTCTCGTCGTCAACAACGTCCGCGACCGCGAGACCGACGTGAAGGCCGGCAAGCGCACGCTCGCCGTGCGCTTCGGCCGCCGCGCCGGCATCCTCGAATACGCCGCGCTCCTCGCCGCCTCCTACGCCGCGCCCGTCGTCTGCGTCGCCTCCCTCGGCCGTTCCCCCTGGGCGCTCTTGCCGCTCGTCTCCTTGCCCCTCGCCCTCGGCTTGCTCCGCGCCCTCGCGACCCAGGAAGGCCGCCCGCTGAACGCTGTCCTCGCGCGTACGGCGATGTTGCTGCTGCTCTTCGGCATCCTGTTCAGCGTCGGGCTCGTGGTCGGGGGCGCGTAG